Genomic window (Candidatus Desulfarcum epimagneticum):
GTTCGGCGGCGCTGCCCTTGAGCGCGCCTTTTTTGATGTCTGCGACGATAAGCGCTTTAGCCATGATGATTTTTCCTCATATATATAAATAGTAGGGTATAAACGGGATTGACGGACGCGGGCTTTTTTTAAAGGGCCTTTGCCTCGTTGACCAGAAGGTCCACCACCCGGGCCGTGATTTCGGCGGCGTCGCCCTCGAATTTCTGCCCGGCCTTTCGGGTCTCGGACGCCATGAACTCCAGAACCTCGGATCTGGGCGCGCCGGCCCCCACTTCCCCGGCCGATGTCCCCAGCGCCGCCAGGTCCATGGTCTCAATGGGCTTTTTCTTGGCCATCATGACGCCCCGCATCTGGGGCAGCCGGGGCTCGTTGATGCTGACGTCCACCGCGATCACGGCGGGCGTCGTCACCTCCAGCTCCTCGGTTCCGGCGTCTCCGGAACGGGAGATTTTGAGGCGGCCCTCATCCAGAGCCTCGACGCCGATGACGTTGCTGACGCACGGAAGCCCCAGGATTTCGGCCAGGAAAATCCCGGTCTGGCCGTTGTCCGT
Coding sequences:
- a CDS encoding Electron transfer flavoprotein alpha/beta-subunit yields the protein MKILTTVKKVVDVELNMRVKDGALVEDGLQYVTNAWDESAVEESIRLKENNGAQTTLVSVGGGDNAEVIRRCYAMGMEKGIHIEDPALERADSFTFARVIARVFEAGDYDLIITGKQAQDTDNGQTGIFLAEILGLPCVSNVIGVEALDEGRLKISRSGDAGTEELEVTTPAVIAVDVSINEPRLPQMRGVMMAKKKPIETMDLAALGTSAGEVGAGAPRSEVLEFMASETRKAGQKFEGDAAEITARVVDLLVNEAKAL